From the genome of Actinomycetota bacterium, one region includes:
- a CDS encoding hotdog fold thioesterase — SIASLGGYLADPSKLALGVELKVNHLKPASSGWVTGTGKPLHSGSTLAVWAVEITDEEGRMTAFGTCTVALRERRD; from the coding sequence TCCATCGCCTCCCTGGGAGGCTACCTGGCGGACCCCAGCAAGCTGGCGCTGGGCGTGGAGCTGAAGGTCAACCACCTGAAGCCTGCGTCGAGCGGCTGGGTAACGGGCACCGGCAAGCCCCTGCACTCCGGGTCGACGCTGGCGGTGTGGGCGGTTGAGATCACCGACGAGGAGGGTCGCATGACCGCCTTCGGCACCTGTACGGTGGCCCTGCGGGAGCGGCGGGACTGA
- a CDS encoding PIN domain-containing protein — protein sequence MPTPAHAEVLGGLIDPVSTQLRANLIPDASLAALAIEHGLALYSSDTDFARFDEIRWINPLR from the coding sequence ATGCCCACGCCGGCCCACGCAGAGGTGTTGGGCGGACTGATTGACCCGGTATCAACACAACTACGAGCCAACCTCATCCCGGACGCGTCACTGGCGGCCTTGGCCATCGAACACGGACTCGCGCTCTATTCAAGCGATACGGATTTTGCCCGCTTCGATGAGATTCGGTGGATCAACCCTCTCAGGTGA
- the tatC gene encoding twin-arginine translocase subunit TatC has protein sequence MKISDHRAAGPNEPAFPGEPVEMSLMEHLEELRGRLFKIVLAYAICCVIAWYLYSVILDMLIEPLTKLPIADQILREGQLIYTAPTEAFLIRLKVTAFTAMIFALPVILWQLWRFVTPGLHAHEKKYALPFVFVSLILFALGVTVAFVSLPKALEVLAGFAGTELVLLPRAADYLSFVLILIAAFGFSFEFPIILLGLTLVGVLSSAKLRKARRMAWVVILVLAAVITPTQDPITLMIMAVPLGLLYEGTVITARLMKR, from the coding sequence ATGAAGATCTCCGACCACCGCGCAGCGGGGCCCAACGAGCCGGCGTTTCCCGGCGAGCCGGTCGAGATGAGCCTCATGGAGCACCTCGAGGAGCTCCGGGGCCGCCTCTTCAAGATCGTCCTGGCCTACGCGATCTGCTGCGTGATCGCCTGGTACCTCTACTCGGTCATCCTCGACATGCTGATCGAGCCGCTGACCAAACTCCCGATCGCCGATCAGATCCTTCGTGAGGGCCAGCTGATCTACACCGCCCCGACCGAGGCCTTTCTGATCCGCCTGAAGGTCACGGCGTTCACTGCGATGATCTTCGCCCTCCCGGTGATCCTGTGGCAGCTCTGGCGGTTCGTCACCCCGGGCCTGCATGCCCACGAGAAGAAGTACGCCCTTCCCTTCGTTTTTGTATCGCTCATACTGTTCGCCCTCGGTGTAACCGTCGCGTTCGTGTCGCTGCCCAAGGCGCTGGAGGTTCTGGCCGGTTTCGCCGGGACCGAGCTGGTGCTGCTCCCCCGGGCCGCCGACTACCTGTCTTTCGTCCTGATCCTCATCGCCGCCTTCGGCTTCTCGTTCGAGTTCCCCATCATCCTGCTCGGCCTGACGCTGGTCGGCGTGCTGAGCAGCGCCAAGTTGCGGAAGGCCCGCCGGATGGCGTGGGTAGTGATCCTGGTGCTGGCCGCCGTCATCACCCCCACCCAGGACCCGATCACCCTGATGATCATGGCGGTCCCGCTCGGGCTGCTCTACGAGGGGACCGTTATCACCGCCAGGCTGATGAAGCGTTGA
- a CDS encoding twin-arginine translocase TatA/TatE family subunit, which translates to MPNLGGGELLIVAAVVMLLFGAKKLPEFARSLGKAKGEFKKGLDDEESTPVVTKAKEADPKA; encoded by the coding sequence ATGCCGAACCTCGGAGGCGGAGAACTACTGATAGTCGCCGCAGTGGTGATGCTGCTGTTCGGCGCCAAGAAGCTTCCCGAATTTGCCCGTTCCCTCGGCAAGGCCAAGGGCGAGTTCAAGAAGGGCCTGGACGACGAAGAGTCGACGCCCGTTGTGACCAAGGCAAAAGAAGCCGACCCCAAGGCATAA